A window of the Gossypium hirsutum isolate 1008001.06 chromosome A03, Gossypium_hirsutum_v2.1, whole genome shotgun sequence genome harbors these coding sequences:
- the LOC107887445 gene encoding calmodulin-binding transcription activator 2 isoform X2, with amino-acid sequence MADRASYSLAPRLDIDQILLEAQHRWLRPAEICEILRNYQKFHISSEPPTGPPSGSLFLFDRKVLRYFRKDGHNWRKKKDGKTVKEAHEKLKVGSIDVLHCYYAHGEENENFQRRSYWMLEQDLTHIVFVHYLEVKGRTIGGISHVSNSQTSSPSTSSYPDSHTKAPSGNADSASPTSTLTSLCEDADSDSHQASSRFCTLPQQGNASVMDKIDSVFSNHCSPHQYPGWSSIPGVNEVSHLHGDRPRDIDYGTCTTEARRTPDLPSWEQDLGQYLPVYAAASSHTSATSIQPDTMSISLQQQNKMKGKLLTVESASPEFGNPLSTESNWQIPSADNALELPKWLMDSSSNFELPYDTRFFEQKTHDFQLPNALEEITSHDVLKDDDSDSVMKTYPENDIYLDGNVSYAFSLKKSLLNGEENLKKVDSFSRWITKELGEVDDLQMQSSSGLAWSTVECGNVSDDASLSPSLSQDQLFSIVDFSPKWAYIDLETEKQVLIIGTFLKSQEEVAKYNWSCMFGEVEVPAEVIADGILSCYAPPHNIGQVPFYVSCTNRVACSEVREFDYRAGVTKDINVFDIYGLTSREMLLRLKTLLSLKSFSPCNHHCQGVVEKRELIAKIISMKEEEERHQFVDPSSDQDLSEYEEKERLLQRLMKEKLYSWLLHKIMEDGKGPNILDEKGQGVLHLAAALGYDWAINPTVSAGVSINFRDVNGWTALHWAAFCGRERTVAILVSVGAAPGALTDPSPEFPLARTPADLASANGHKGISGFLAESSLTSYLSSLTMDDQKEAVQTVSDRIATSVNYNDAQDILSLKDSITAVCNATQAADRIHQMFRMQSFQWKQLRESSDAVSDEHVISLLTTKTRRPFQSDGVAHAAATQIQKKFRGWKKRKEFLLIRQRIVKIQAHVRGHQVRKQYKTFVWSVGILEKVILRWRRKGSGLRGFRRDAIIKPDPQCTPPEEDEYDFLKEGRKQTEERFQKALTRVKSMAQNPEGRGQYRRLLTLVQGIQENKACNMVLNSTEEVAVADEDFLDVDSLLDDDTFMSIAFE; translated from the exons ATGGCGGATCGAGCCTCGTATAGTTTGGCTCCCCGATTAG ATATTGACCAGATATTACTGGAAGCCCAGCATAGATGGTTGCGACCTGCTGAGATCTGTGAAATTCTTCGTAATTATCAAAAGTTTCATATTTCATCAGAGCCTCCTACTGGACCTCCGA GTGgttcactttttctttttgatcGGAAGGTTTTAAGATACTTCAGGAAGGATGGGCATAATTGGaggaagaagaaggatggaaagACTGTGAAGGAAGCTCATGAGAAGCTGAAG GTTGGAAGCATTGATGTGTTGCATTGCTACTACGCCCAtggagaagagaatgaaaactttcaaagGCGCAGCTATTGGATGCTTGAACA GGATTTGACGCATATAGTTTTTGTGCACTATTTGGAAGTCAAG gGTAGGACAATTGGAGGCATAAGTCATGTATCAAATTCACAAACAAGCAGTCCTTCAACTTCTAGCTACCCTGATAGTCATACAAAAGCACCTTCTGGAAATGCGGATTCGGCAAGCCCTACCAGCACTTTAACATCCTTATGTGAAGATGCTGATTCTG ATAGTCACCAAGCAAGTTCTAGATTCTGTACATTGCCCCAACAAGGAAATGCTTCTGTGATGGACAAGATAGATTCTGTTTTCTCGAACCATTGTTCTCCGCATCAGTATCCAG GTTGGTCGTCAATTCCTGGAGTAAATGAAGTTTCACATCTTCATGGAGATAGACCTAGGGATATTGATTATGGAACTTGCACGACTGAAGCTCGAAGAACACCTGATTTGCCATCTTGGGAACAAGACTTGGGGCAATATTTGCCTGTATATGCTGCTGCATCTTCTCATACTTCAGCGACTTCCATTCAACCTGATACTATGAGTATCAGCCTGCAACAACAAAACAAGATGAAAGGAAAGTTATTAACTGTCGAGAGTGCTAGCCCAGAGTTTGGGAATCCTCTGTCAACAGAATCAAATTGGCAG ATTCCTTCAGCTGACAATGCATTGGAGTTGCCCAAATGGTTGATGGATTCATCATCAAATTTCGAATTGCCATATGATACTAGGTTTTTTGAGCAAAAGACTCATGATTTTCAGTTACCGAATGCTCTTGAGGAAATTACCAGTCATGATGTTCTAAAAGATgatgattctgattctgtcatgAAAACATATCCTGAGAATGATATATATTTGGATGGAAACGTCAGCTATGCTTTCTCTCTGAAAAAATCATTACTTAATGGAGAAGAAAACTTGAAGAAAGTTGACAGTTTTTCACGATGGATTACTAAAGAACTTGGAGAAGTAGATGATCTGCAGATGCAGTCCTCATCTGGTCTTGCCTGGAGCACTGTTGAGTGTGGAAATGTATCGGATGATGCCTCTTTGAGCCCCTCTCTCTCCCAAGACCAACTTTTCAGCATAGTTGATTTTTCGCCAAAGTGGGCTTATATAGACCTAGAAACTGAG AAACAGGTGTTGATTATTGGAACATTTTTGAAGAGTCAAGAGGAAGTAGCAAAATATAACTGGTCATGCATGTTTGGTGAAGTGGAGGTTCCGGCTGAGGTTATTGCTGATGGCATTCTTTCCTGTTATGCTCCACCTCACAATATTGGGCAAGTCCCATTTTATGTCTCATGTACCAACAGGGTAGCTTGTAGTGAAGTCCGAGAATTTGACTATCGAGCTGGGGTCACTAAAGACATAAATGTTTTTGATATATATGGTCTTACTTCAAGAGAAATGCTGCTGCGACTTAAAACACTACTTTCTCTGAAATCTTTCAGTCCTTGTAATCATCATTGTCAAGGTGTTGTGGAGAAACGAGAATTAATTGCTAAAATTATATCAATGAAAGAGGAAGAGGAACGTCACCAGTTTGTAGACCCCTCATCTGACCAGGATTTGTCTGAATATGAAGAAAAGGAGCGCCTACTTCAGAGATTGATGAAAGAGAAGCTATACTCATGGCTTCTTCACAAAATAATGGAAGATGGTAAAGGGCCGAATATATTAGATGAGAAGGGGCAAGGTGTGCTACACTTAGCAGCTGCACTTGGTTATGATTGGGCAATAAATCCTACTGTTTCTGCTGGAGTGAGCATAAATTTTCGTGATGTGAATGGATGGACTGCACTTCACTGGGCTGCTTTTTGTGGCAG AGAGCGAACCGTTGCAATTCTAGTCTCTGTGGGAGCAGCTCCTGGAGCTCTTACAGACCCATCTCCAGAATTTCCTTTGGCCAGAACTCCAGCTGACTTGGCTTCTGCTAATGGACACAAAGGAATCTCTGGTTTCCTTGCAGAATCTTCCTTGACCAGTTACCTTTCTTCACTCACGATGGATGATCAGAAGGAAGCTGTACAAACAGTTTCTGATCGAATAGCAACTTCTGTCAATTATAATGATGCGCAAGACATACTGTCACTGAAGGACTCAATTACTGCTGTATGTAATGCTACACAAGCTGCTGATCGAATACATCAAATGTTCAGGATGCAATCCTTCCAGTGGAAACAGTTGAGAGAGTCCAGTGATGCTGTGTCTGATGAACATGTTATTTCACTTCTAACTACTAAGACACGCAGGCCATTTCAAAGTGATGGGGTAGCTCATGCTGCTGCAACACAAATCCAGAAAAAATTTCGTGgttggaagaaaagaaaagaattcttATTGATCCGGCAAAGAATTGTCAAAATTCAG GCCCATGTCAGAGGACACCAGGTGCGGAAACAGTATAAAACTTTTGTCTGGTCAGTGGGAATTCTGGAGAAAGTTATTTTACGGTGGAGACGTAAAGGGAGTGGCTTGCGAGGATTTCGTCGGGATGCAATTATCAAACCTGACCCACAGTGCACACCCCCAGAAGAGGACGAATATGATTTTCTCAAGGAGGGAAGAAAACAAACTGAAGAAAGGTTTCAGAAGGCACTTACTAGGGTAAAGTCCATGGCTCAGAATCCTGAAGGACGAGGTCAATATCGTAGATTGCTGACATTGGTTCAAGGGATTCAAGAAAATAAG GCTTGCAACATGGTTTTAAACAGTACAGAAGAAGTGGCTGTTGCTGATGAAGACTTTCTCGACGTCGACTCTCTTTTGGATGACGACACTTTCATGTCTATTGCATTTGAATAA